A window of the Williamsia phyllosphaerae genome harbors these coding sequences:
- a CDS encoding terminase, with protein sequence MWPAVEETCRSKLGILFDPWQNQSGRLALARRADGRMAATVDGVGMSICRQAGKTHWMTGLIFGLSIIRPGTSTVWSAHHARTHGETFLSMAAFAERLRVAPYIEQVFRGSGEEEIRFANGSRILFGARERGFGRGIPGVDVIVADEAQIMSENAVDAMTATMNTSKFGLAFYIGTPPKPADPSEAFTRMRDEAWAGTLADGVWIEFGVDTGADPNAASTWARANPSYPHRTPAESMKRLQRKLSPESFLREGLGIWDVGGGSAIVPAHQWTQLVAPGPALGKAPDSFGVAAHDNQFSVVACWVGGESRHVEEVFANPRLDLVADFLAARAGRRAPILVPNYGAAAPLQPMLQAKRVNARSASTGDVGRGCELLVEGCEAGWLSHADQVQLADSLAAARKKFGRDGAAWTFDLKLSTLNAPIMATVLALAGATKTRTTNSGERSTRKVRVTN encoded by the coding sequence ATGTGGCCGGCGGTGGAGGAAACCTGTCGGTCGAAGCTGGGGATTTTGTTTGATCCGTGGCAGAACCAGTCTGGTCGGTTGGCGTTGGCTCGTCGTGCTGATGGGCGGATGGCGGCGACTGTCGATGGTGTTGGGATGTCGATTTGTCGGCAGGCCGGTAAGACGCACTGGATGACCGGGTTGATCTTCGGGTTGAGCATTATTCGGCCGGGGACGTCGACGGTGTGGTCGGCGCATCATGCGCGGACTCATGGCGAGACGTTCCTATCGATGGCTGCGTTCGCTGAGCGTCTGCGTGTGGCTCCGTACATCGAGCAGGTGTTCCGCGGTTCGGGTGAGGAAGAGATCCGTTTCGCGAACGGATCTCGGATCTTGTTCGGTGCGCGTGAGCGTGGGTTTGGTCGCGGTATCCCGGGCGTGGATGTGATCGTTGCTGATGAGGCGCAGATCATGTCGGAGAACGCTGTTGATGCGATGACGGCGACCATGAACACGTCGAAGTTTGGTTTGGCGTTCTACATCGGCACTCCGCCGAAGCCTGCTGATCCGAGCGAGGCGTTCACTCGGATGCGGGATGAGGCGTGGGCCGGGACGTTGGCTGACGGTGTGTGGATCGAGTTCGGTGTCGATACTGGTGCGGATCCAAACGCTGCTTCGACGTGGGCGCGCGCTAACCCGTCGTACCCGCATAGGACGCCTGCGGAGTCAATGAAGCGGCTGCAACGGAAGCTGAGCCCCGAGTCGTTCCTGCGTGAAGGCCTGGGCATCTGGGACGTTGGGGGCGGTTCGGCAATCGTGCCGGCGCACCAGTGGACGCAGTTGGTTGCTCCTGGTCCCGCACTCGGTAAGGCTCCGGATTCGTTTGGTGTCGCCGCCCACGACAACCAGTTTTCAGTTGTGGCGTGTTGGGTTGGTGGGGAGTCCCGCCATGTTGAGGAAGTGTTCGCGAATCCTCGCCTCGACCTGGTTGCTGATTTTCTTGCTGCTCGAGCTGGTCGGCGTGCCCCGATCTTGGTGCCGAATTATGGTGCTGCGGCTCCGTTGCAGCCGATGTTGCAGGCGAAGCGTGTGAATGCGCGGTCGGCGTCGACTGGTGATGTTGGTCGTGGCTGCGAGTTGCTGGTTGAGGGGTGTGAGGCGGGTTGGTTGTCGCACGCCGATCAGGTGCAGTTGGCTGATTCGTTGGCTGCGGCGCGGAAAAAGTTTGGTCGTGATGGTGCGGCGTGGACGTTCGATTTGAAGTTGTCGACGTTGAATGCCCCGATCATGGCGACGGTGCTGGCTCTTGCTGGTGCCACGAAAACACGAACCACAAACAGTGGTGAGCGGTCGACTCGGAAGGTGAGGGTGACGAATTGA
- a CDS encoding phage major capsid protein — MAQSNATNTSDFSGFLRPDVAQNYFEQARKSSSVMQLARQIPLGINGQEIPYSTSKATASWVSEGGLKPTTESGIALKSIKPHKIAAISVVSAEVVRANPGNYMQILRDDISESFAVAFDAAALHGTSTPFGAYIDQSTKAVELGSTAKANGGVFGDVVAGLKTLTDANKKLTGFAFDRKVEPTFLGAVDNNGRPLFVETPLAETTNMITPGRLIGRPAFLGDGLSTATVSGTPNTGGIVGYGGDWNQVVWGAVGGISYKVSTEATVTIGGTLTSLFEHNLVAILAEAEYGLLINDVDAFVKFTDNT; from the coding sequence ATGGCCCAGTCCAATGCAACCAACACGAGCGACTTTTCCGGATTCCTTCGCCCGGATGTCGCCCAGAACTACTTCGAGCAGGCACGCAAGTCATCTTCGGTGATGCAGCTTGCCCGCCAGATCCCTCTTGGCATCAACGGCCAGGAGATCCCGTACAGCACCAGCAAGGCAACTGCCTCGTGGGTGTCTGAGGGTGGCCTGAAGCCGACCACCGAGTCGGGTATCGCACTGAAGTCGATCAAGCCCCACAAGATCGCTGCGATCTCCGTGGTGTCGGCTGAGGTTGTGCGCGCCAACCCGGGCAACTACATGCAGATCCTGCGTGACGACATCTCCGAGTCGTTCGCCGTCGCTTTCGATGCGGCTGCACTGCACGGAACGTCGACCCCGTTCGGGGCCTACATCGACCAGTCGACCAAGGCTGTCGAGTTGGGGAGCACCGCCAAGGCAAACGGTGGCGTGTTCGGTGACGTTGTCGCCGGCCTCAAGACCCTCACCGACGCGAACAAGAAGCTGACCGGCTTCGCGTTCGACCGCAAGGTTGAGCCGACGTTCCTCGGTGCTGTCGACAACAACGGTCGCCCCCTGTTCGTCGAGACCCCGCTCGCCGAGACCACCAACATGATCACCCCCGGTCGCCTCATCGGCCGTCCCGCGTTCCTCGGTGACGGACTGTCGACCGCAACCGTGTCCGGAACCCCCAACACCGGCGGCATCGTCGGCTACGGCGGCGACTGGAACCAGGTCGTGTGGGGTGCTGTCGGCGGCATCTCCTACAAGGTGTCGACCGAGGCGACCGTCACCATCGGCGGCACCTTGACGTCGCTGTTCGAGCACAACCTCGTCGCGATCCTCGCTGAGGCCGAGTACGGGCTGCTCATCAACGACGTCGATGCGTTCGTCAAGTTCACGGACAACACCTGA
- a CDS encoding L,D-transpeptidase, whose product MLTPKSTRSAAGRPRLMTRLLMVMFGVVLAIVAVPSAASAAPVAPQPTIPGLPGVPVPDFLKPILPPAPAPKTTPEPAPVPVPVEPAPPVATKTGWVALADDATKELTVWHNGKIVRKMPISMGSNDHPTPNGTYFTKEKYRDMYMDSSTYGVPVDSAEGYRTYVEYAIRMSFDGIFLHAAPWSVAQQGKSNVSHGCINVSTENGKWAFDNFPTGTPIVVRGTVGGQYVQGS is encoded by the coding sequence GTGCTGACTCCCAAGTCCACCCGTAGCGCCGCAGGGCGTCCGCGTCTGATGACGCGTCTTCTCATGGTCATGTTCGGCGTCGTGCTCGCCATCGTGGCCGTCCCGTCCGCTGCGAGCGCCGCCCCCGTGGCCCCGCAGCCCACCATCCCCGGCCTGCCGGGTGTGCCGGTCCCGGACTTCCTCAAGCCCATCCTTCCCCCCGCACCCGCGCCGAAGACCACCCCGGAGCCCGCTCCGGTACCGGTCCCGGTCGAGCCGGCTCCGCCGGTGGCCACGAAGACCGGCTGGGTCGCCCTGGCCGACGACGCCACCAAAGAGCTGACCGTCTGGCACAACGGCAAGATCGTGCGCAAGATGCCCATCTCGATGGGGTCGAACGATCACCCGACGCCGAACGGCACGTACTTCACCAAGGAGAAGTACCGCGACATGTACATGGATTCGTCCACGTACGGCGTCCCGGTCGACTCCGCGGAGGGCTACCGCACCTACGTCGAGTACGCCATCCGGATGAGCTTCGACGGCATCTTCCTGCACGCGGCACCGTGGTCGGTGGCGCAGCAGGGCAAGTCCAACGTGAGCCACGGCTGCATCAACGTGAGCACCGAGAACGGCAAGTGGGCGTTCGACAACTTCCCCACCGGCACCCCGATCGTGGTGCGCGGGACCGTCGGCGGCCAGTACGTCCAGGGCAGCTGA
- a CDS encoding NUMOD4 domain-containing protein, which translates to MNITEDDTAEVWRPIPGYENAYDASNLGRVRSRDRVTDRGRKWSGRVLRQPTMKNGYRIVTLWRGGSQKSHLVHRLVLAAFNGWPESGAEGRHLDGDQTNNALANLAWGSHSDNQFDQVAHGMHSNAAKTHCPLGHPYNEMNTYVYPGKPHRMCRTCRTNYQRTYQRNLRAARRTAKENAA; encoded by the coding sequence ATGAACATCACCGAAGACGACACGGCAGAGGTGTGGCGTCCCATACCCGGCTACGAGAACGCCTACGACGCATCCAACCTTGGCCGAGTCCGGTCCCGTGACCGAGTTACCGACCGCGGTCGGAAGTGGAGTGGGCGCGTTCTCCGTCAGCCGACCATGAAGAACGGCTACCGCATTGTCACTCTGTGGCGAGGTGGCAGCCAGAAGTCCCACCTGGTCCATCGCCTAGTACTTGCAGCGTTTAACGGATGGCCTGAGAGCGGCGCGGAAGGTCGGCACCTCGATGGCGACCAGACCAATAACGCTCTCGCGAACCTGGCCTGGGGAAGCCACTCGGACAACCAGTTCGACCAGGTCGCGCATGGCATGCATTCAAATGCCGCTAAGACTCACTGCCCTCTCGGGCATCCGTACAACGAGATGAACACCTACGTGTACCCAGGCAAGCCGCATCGGATGTGCCGGACATGTCGAACGAATTACCAACGGACGTATCAGCGGAACCTCCGCGCCGCGCGCCGCACAGCTAAGGAGAACGCAGCATGA
- a CDS encoding VG15 protein, giving the protein MISLSDNAEADLAALWAQLDAASVRDGLFDVLPALVGDYGDAAATLTAEWYDEHRADLNVRGSFVADVPANSQLGVEALAGWGSSLAAQNPETALQLLSGGLVKRVFTASRDTLTIATDRDPQARGWQRAGRGECEFCRMLIGRGVVYTRSSVNFGAHDNCKCVAVPAFGGRELPVKPFQGTERNISDADRARVRAWIAANQ; this is encoded by the coding sequence TTGATCAGCCTCAGCGATAACGCGGAGGCTGATCTAGCGGCCTTGTGGGCGCAGCTCGACGCGGCATCCGTCCGCGATGGACTGTTCGACGTGCTGCCCGCGCTGGTCGGTGACTACGGGGACGCGGCGGCGACGTTGACGGCCGAGTGGTACGACGAGCACCGCGCCGACCTGAACGTCCGCGGCTCGTTCGTCGCCGACGTTCCCGCGAACTCGCAACTGGGTGTGGAAGCACTCGCCGGTTGGGGATCCTCACTCGCGGCGCAGAACCCAGAGACGGCGCTACAACTGCTGTCCGGTGGCCTCGTGAAGCGTGTGTTCACCGCTAGCCGAGACACCTTGACCATTGCGACAGACCGCGATCCGCAAGCCCGTGGATGGCAGCGCGCCGGCCGCGGGGAGTGCGAATTCTGCCGAATGTTGATCGGGCGCGGCGTTGTCTACACACGCTCGAGCGTCAACTTCGGCGCCCACGACAACTGCAAATGCGTGGCCGTCCCCGCTTTCGGTGGCCGCGAACTTCCGGTCAAACCGTTCCAGGGGACCGAACGCAACATCAGCGACGCCGACCGTGCCCGCGTCCGGGCATGGATCGCCGCGAACCAATAG
- a CDS encoding HNH endonuclease — MSTGANPRYANGSRRRALRARILATETHCGICGEPVDTTIPTPHPDSPEIDEIHPLSKGGDPLSRSNCQLTHRRCNRAKSDTTPGDHRQFETDRTW; from the coding sequence ATGAGCACAGGCGCTAACCCGCGATACGCCAACGGTTCCAGGCGCAGAGCACTACGGGCACGCATCCTCGCAACCGAGACACACTGCGGCATCTGCGGCGAACCAGTCGACACCACCATCCCAACACCACACCCAGACTCACCCGAGATAGACGAGATCCACCCACTAAGCAAGGGCGGCGATCCACTCTCTCGCAGCAACTGTCAACTGACCCACAGGCGATGCAACAGGGCCAAGAGCGACACAACACCAGGCGATCACCGACAGTTCGAGACCGACAGAACCTGGTGA
- a CDS encoding DNA cytosine methyltransferase, with protein sequence MSGPRIGSLCSGYGGIDLAVEQFFGARTAWHCEYEPGPSKILAHHWDVPNHHDLTAVDWDTVEPVDILTAGWPCQPWSVAGAQKGIEDERAIWPGVADAIRRLRPRHVVLENVPAIVVLGELARAVGDLASLGYDSQWQCLRASDIGAPHRRERCFILASDTDSLARAEGVTLSGRSAAMGEPGAIQRVVGSDGAHAVTDPEHPFGWTGNQRRCGLARQHPVQAWHHIKDSSAPGSDRQAADVNWGPYRAAIERWEAALGRPAPAPTEPGRNGQRLSPLLVEWMMGLPAGWVTDPAIGLTRNEQLKALGNGVVPQQALAALDLLSDVEIAA encoded by the coding sequence ATGAGCGGGCCACGTATTGGCTCGCTGTGCTCCGGTTACGGCGGCATCGATCTGGCGGTCGAGCAGTTCTTCGGCGCTAGGACGGCGTGGCATTGCGAGTACGAGCCCGGGCCGTCCAAGATCCTTGCCCACCACTGGGACGTACCCAACCACCATGACCTCACCGCTGTCGACTGGGACACGGTCGAACCCGTCGACATCCTCACCGCAGGCTGGCCGTGCCAGCCCTGGTCTGTCGCCGGCGCACAGAAAGGCATCGAAGATGAGCGAGCAATCTGGCCTGGAGTCGCGGATGCCATTCGCCGTCTACGACCGAGACACGTCGTGCTGGAGAACGTGCCAGCCATCGTTGTTCTCGGAGAGCTTGCCCGAGCAGTCGGCGACCTGGCCTCGCTCGGGTATGACTCGCAGTGGCAATGCCTTCGAGCGTCCGACATCGGGGCACCACACCGGCGTGAGCGGTGCTTCATCCTTGCTAGCGACACCGACAGCCTGGCTAGGGCGGAGGGGGTCACACTCAGTGGGCGATCCGCGGCGATGGGTGAACCCGGAGCGATCCAACGAGTTGTCGGATCAGATGGCGCACATGCTGTTACCGACCCCGAACACCCCTTCGGGTGGACAGGGAATCAGAGACGATGCGGACTGGCGCGGCAACACCCCGTACAGGCCTGGCACCACATCAAAGATTCAAGTGCACCTGGGAGCGATCGACAAGCTGCTGATGTCAACTGGGGGCCTTATCGTGCCGCCATCGAACGCTGGGAGGCAGCCCTCGGTCGACCAGCACCAGCCCCAACTGAACCAGGACGCAACGGACAGCGCCTCTCGCCTCTTCTAGTTGAGTGGATGATGGGGCTGCCCGCCGGCTGGGTCACTGACCCCGCCATTGGGCTGACTCGTAACGAGCAGTTGAAGGCGCTGGGAAATGGAGTCGTGCCGCAGCAAGCGTTGGCGGCGCTGGACTTGCTGTCAGACGTGGAGATCGCAGCATGA
- a CDS encoding lambda exonuclease family protein translates to MTLRTFDHLEQGSEEWLAARCGLITASVVGKLITEKTVKPASNPESRGLTAQLAAERITGWTEPTYVNFDMQRGLDDEPVARAKYAEHYAPVTEVGFMVEDKWGFQIGYSPDGLVGDDGLIEIKSRRQKTQLTTVLNDHPPIENMAQLQCGLLVTGRQWIDYVSFCGGLPLYVKRAYPQPNWFDAIIQACRNFEDNAAEMIATFKESVEGLPTTERNIFDQEISFS, encoded by the coding sequence ATGACACTCAGAACATTTGACCACCTCGAACAAGGCTCCGAGGAATGGTTGGCGGCACGCTGCGGACTCATCACCGCCTCAGTCGTCGGGAAGCTCATCACCGAGAAGACCGTCAAACCAGCCAGCAATCCCGAGTCACGCGGCCTCACAGCCCAGCTCGCAGCCGAACGCATCACCGGCTGGACCGAACCCACCTACGTCAACTTCGACATGCAGCGCGGCCTCGACGACGAACCCGTAGCCCGAGCCAAGTATGCCGAGCACTATGCCCCCGTCACCGAGGTTGGCTTCATGGTCGAGGACAAATGGGGATTCCAGATCGGCTACTCACCCGATGGACTCGTCGGTGATGACGGGCTCATCGAGATCAAGTCGCGCCGTCAGAAGACGCAACTCACCACCGTCCTCAACGACCACCCACCCATCGAGAACATGGCCCAACTGCAGTGCGGGCTACTCGTCACCGGGCGGCAATGGATCGACTACGTGTCGTTCTGCGGGGGACTGCCCCTCTACGTCAAACGGGCCTACCCGCAACCCAACTGGTTCGACGCGATCATCCAAGCCTGCCGCAACTTCGAAGACAACGCCGCCGAGATGATCGCCACCTTCAAAGAGTCCGTCGAAGGACTCCCCACCACCGAACGCAACATCTTCGACCAGGAGATCTCCTTCTCATGA
- a CDS encoding site-specific integrase, translated as MAKRRAKGEGGIFQRANGLWVGTVELGYKDGKRQTKTITSMDYKTLVEKHRTLTRAIEDGLMPVTDKTTLDAWLTRWLDEIISREVKPGTLKTYRTVVTNQIVPHLGTKKLNKLQPADIRAMTVNIVQKDGKSTGTSLQAYRVLSKSLVDAMREGLIRDNPCDRVKPPRVVRADRGSHDLEQVKNAFAHLLECNDPMLSRWAMSWMTGARQAECLGLEWDRVSFDTDTIDISWSLQWLPLKDRYRRQPTELYPKELFAVDPGFDFRPIWRTACLVPPKTARSTRVVPMIPPLRAVMLARWEMAGQPTSGLVWTRDGGKPYRKIDDSNEWHAMLARAGVPDLTLHSARHTVATLLQAGGVEEQVRMALMGHSSVAAHRGYAHVDQALSRQALGTLDQLMG; from the coding sequence ATGGCGAAGCGCAGAGCCAAAGGTGAAGGCGGCATCTTTCAACGCGCCAACGGCCTCTGGGTAGGGACCGTCGAACTGGGCTACAAAGACGGCAAGCGGCAGACCAAAACGATCACGTCGATGGACTACAAGACCCTCGTCGAGAAACACCGCACCCTGACCCGTGCGATCGAAGACGGACTCATGCCCGTCACCGACAAGACCACCCTCGATGCGTGGCTCACCCGGTGGTTGGACGAGATCATCAGCCGTGAGGTCAAGCCCGGAACGTTGAAGACCTACCGCACCGTCGTCACCAACCAGATCGTCCCGCACCTCGGCACCAAGAAGCTGAACAAGCTGCAGCCCGCCGACATCCGCGCCATGACCGTCAACATCGTGCAGAAGGACGGCAAGTCCACCGGCACCTCACTGCAGGCATACCGGGTGCTCTCCAAGTCCCTTGTCGACGCGATGCGGGAAGGTCTGATCCGAGACAACCCGTGCGACCGAGTCAAACCGCCCCGCGTTGTCCGTGCTGACCGCGGCTCCCACGACCTCGAGCAAGTGAAGAACGCTTTCGCTCACCTATTGGAATGCAACGACCCGATGTTGTCGCGGTGGGCCATGTCCTGGATGACGGGCGCCCGACAAGCTGAGTGCCTGGGGTTGGAGTGGGACAGGGTCAGCTTCGACACCGACACCATCGACATTTCGTGGAGCTTGCAGTGGCTTCCACTGAAGGACCGCTACCGCCGGCAACCGACCGAGCTGTACCCGAAAGAACTGTTTGCGGTTGATCCCGGCTTTGACTTCCGGCCTATCTGGCGAACGGCGTGTTTGGTGCCGCCGAAGACTGCGCGGTCAACGCGCGTCGTGCCTATGATCCCGCCGCTGCGGGCTGTCATGCTCGCCCGCTGGGAGATGGCGGGACAGCCGACAAGCGGCCTCGTGTGGACACGTGACGGCGGCAAGCCGTACCGCAAGATCGACGACAGTAATGAGTGGCACGCGATGCTGGCTCGAGCCGGAGTTCCCGACCTCACGTTGCACTCTGCCCGCCACACCGTCGCGACGCTGCTGCAGGCCGGTGGTGTTGAAGAACAGGTGCGGATGGCGCTGATGGGCCATTCGTCGGTCGCCGCCCATCGCGGGTACGCGCACGTTGACCAGGCGTTGTCGCGTCAGGCGCTCGGCACGCTCGACCAGCTCATGGGCTGA
- a CDS encoding phage portal protein, which translates to MIPRLAIPGLDDADAQTLATLMNQLDAKSIRNVLRTDYYESRYRFRDLMISTPPQLRDKIEAVLDWPAKSVDLLSQRVMIDGFVSSDASPADLGVDELWRSNNLDVRAPQAHDSALIHACAFVCVTLGDVASGEPPVIMSPVSALNGTALWDVRRQRLSAALEIVDRAVDGGQPTVMVMYLPDRVVTLEQQRVGGNWNVTTRPHRLGRVPVEPMPYRPHLDRPFGRSRISRPIMSITDSALRTVVRSEIGAEFFAAPRLAALNMPKDAFEDGGWNALLSRALVVDAPAQDDLDADPNFQPSIQQLQQISMQPHVEQLRMFATLFASAASLPLDAVGIVQDNPSSAEAIEKAEKNLTLEAERTGSMFASAWTRAMQTAYMMANDRPDAPEVASLRAKPRDPRMTSKAAAADTMLKQIAVIPWLAETEVALEQLGYDRPTIDRLLAERRRANGGSVLERLRQQSPVVVSNASNDDGATQPVDQPQR; encoded by the coding sequence TTGATCCCACGTCTCGCCATTCCTGGCCTCGACGATGCGGACGCGCAGACGTTGGCGACGCTGATGAACCAGTTGGATGCGAAGTCGATCCGGAACGTGTTGCGTACCGACTACTACGAGTCGCGGTACCGCTTCCGGGATTTGATGATTTCGACGCCTCCGCAGCTTCGGGACAAGATCGAGGCGGTGTTGGATTGGCCGGCGAAGTCGGTGGATCTGTTGTCGCAGCGGGTGATGATCGACGGGTTTGTGTCGTCGGATGCGTCGCCTGCCGATCTGGGTGTCGATGAGTTGTGGCGGTCGAACAATCTTGATGTGCGTGCCCCGCAGGCCCACGATTCGGCCCTGATCCATGCGTGCGCGTTTGTGTGTGTGACGTTGGGTGATGTGGCGTCGGGGGAGCCGCCGGTGATCATGTCGCCTGTGTCTGCGTTGAATGGTACGGCGTTGTGGGATGTGCGTCGTCAGCGATTGTCCGCGGCGTTGGAGATTGTGGACCGTGCTGTCGATGGTGGTCAGCCGACTGTGATGGTGATGTATCTGCCGGATCGGGTGGTCACCCTTGAGCAGCAGCGTGTCGGTGGTAATTGGAATGTGACGACCCGCCCGCATCGTTTGGGCCGGGTTCCTGTTGAGCCGATGCCGTATCGCCCGCATCTGGATCGTCCGTTCGGTCGGTCTCGTATTTCGCGGCCGATCATGTCGATCACAGATTCGGCGTTGCGGACGGTTGTGCGTTCGGAGATCGGTGCAGAGTTTTTCGCGGCGCCCCGGTTGGCGGCGTTGAACATGCCGAAGGATGCGTTTGAAGACGGCGGCTGGAATGCGCTGTTGTCGCGCGCCCTGGTGGTTGATGCCCCAGCGCAGGACGACCTTGATGCGGACCCGAACTTTCAGCCCAGCATTCAGCAGTTGCAGCAAATTTCGATGCAGCCGCATGTGGAGCAGTTGCGGATGTTCGCGACCTTGTTTGCGTCTGCGGCGTCGTTGCCGCTGGATGCGGTGGGGATTGTGCAGGACAATCCGTCGTCGGCTGAGGCGATTGAGAAGGCCGAGAAGAATCTGACGTTGGAGGCTGAGCGGACGGGCTCGATGTTCGCGTCGGCGTGGACTCGGGCGATGCAGACGGCGTACATGATGGCGAATGATCGGCCGGATGCGCCGGAGGTTGCGTCGTTGCGTGCGAAGCCGCGTGATCCTCGGATGACGTCGAAGGCTGCTGCGGCGGACACGATGTTGAAGCAGATCGCGGTGATCCCGTGGCTTGCTGAGACTGAGGTTGCGTTGGAGCAGTTGGGTTATGACCGGCCGACGATTGATCGTTTGTTGGCTGAGCGTCGTCGCGCGAATGGCGGTTCGGTTCTTGAGCGTCTTCGTCAGCAGTCTCCTGTGGTGGTGAGTAATGCCAGCAACGACGACGGAGCTACGCAGCCTGTTGATCAGCCTCAGCGATAA
- a CDS encoding putative quinol monooxygenase, whose product MTTTVLLDLHIDPAALDRIADILSETLTATRAWPGNLGLEAIVDDADPAHVIIVEQWSTTADHDAYAQWRLTPEGRSGLGDIVTEAPVKTIYSRTIPLSL is encoded by the coding sequence ATGACGACAACCGTGCTCCTCGACCTCCACATCGATCCCGCTGCGCTCGACCGCATCGCCGACATCCTCAGCGAGACCCTGACCGCGACGCGGGCATGGCCGGGCAATCTCGGACTCGAGGCGATCGTCGACGACGCCGACCCGGCACACGTGATCATCGTCGAGCAGTGGTCCACCACCGCCGACCACGACGCCTACGCGCAGTGGCGCCTCACCCCCGAGGGCCGCAGCGGACTCGGAGACATCGTCACCGAGGCACCGGTCAAGACGATCTACTCGAGGACGATCCCGCTGTCTCTGTAG
- a CDS encoding RusA family crossover junction endodeoxyribonuclease: MSDLTTSTTLFVPGHPAAQGSKAFKGMRNGKPILVEQSGRVAPWRQSVATAARFVHPDLVTGPVSVRLEFVMPRPKSAKRDVVVPATKRTGDLDKLSRAVFDALSGSAFVDDAQVTELHATKRVALTDEAPGVRITLTTREQQ, encoded by the coding sequence GTGAGCGACCTAACCACATCGACGACCCTGTTCGTCCCGGGCCATCCAGCCGCGCAAGGTTCGAAGGCGTTCAAGGGGATGCGCAACGGGAAGCCGATCCTGGTGGAGCAGTCGGGTCGCGTTGCCCCGTGGCGGCAATCGGTGGCAACAGCAGCGAGGTTCGTCCACCCCGATCTGGTGACGGGTCCTGTGTCGGTGCGCCTGGAGTTTGTGATGCCGCGCCCGAAGTCAGCTAAGCGCGACGTGGTGGTGCCGGCGACGAAACGCACGGGTGATTTGGACAAACTTTCTAGGGCCGTTTTCGACGCACTCTCCGGATCAGCATTCGTCGATGACGCACAAGTCACCGAACTCCACGCCACCAAACGGGTCGCACTCACCGATGAGGCACCCGGAGTACGCATCACCCTCACCACTAGGGAGCAGCAATGA
- a CDS encoding WhiB family transcriptional regulator, whose protein sequence is MKIINICNTEPWTEHAPCRGKHELFDPRGTKRRAEYAEALAICATCPFTQECWEYANRNDTRGGVWGGVIFNEHHKFEGGQTGKGREPITHGTPSGYKQHTRRGEPACTECRLANNRYAADKRNARTKGLTA, encoded by the coding sequence ATGAAAATCATCAACATCTGCAACACCGAACCGTGGACCGAACACGCACCATGCCGCGGCAAACACGAACTGTTCGACCCACGCGGCACCAAACGACGCGCCGAATACGCCGAAGCCCTCGCCATCTGCGCCACCTGCCCATTCACCCAAGAATGCTGGGAGTACGCCAACCGCAACGACACCCGCGGCGGCGTATGGGGTGGCGTCATCTTCAACGAACACCACAAGTTCGAAGGCGGACAAACAGGTAAGGGCCGCGAACCCATCACCCACGGCACACCCAGCGGCTACAAGCAACACACCCGCCGTGGTGAACCAGCCTGCACCGAATGCCGACTCGCGAACAACCGCTACGCCGCCGACAAGCGCAACGCCCGCACGAAAGGGCTCACCGCATGA
- a CDS encoding helix-turn-helix domain-containing protein, whose protein sequence is MSGRQLARFVDVHPSFINHLTAGRSSSCTPKVADRIASALGVPTDVLFEERLTSSERQSAQPKTAA, encoded by the coding sequence ATGAGTGGGCGTCAGCTAGCTCGGTTCGTGGACGTACACCCCAGTTTCATCAATCACTTGACCGCGGGGCGGTCGTCAAGCTGCACGCCCAAAGTTGCTGACCGCATCGCGAGCGCGCTGGGTGTGCCGACCGATGTTCTTTTTGAGGAGCGACTGACAAGTAGTGAGCGCCAGTCCGCCCAGCCCAAGACTGCTGCCTGA